The following DNA comes from Papaver somniferum cultivar HN1 chromosome 4, ASM357369v1, whole genome shotgun sequence.
GGTCCATCTTCTGGATCTGTTGTTCAGTATTTGAGTGCTCAATAAAAATTTCTCACCCTTCGCTAATTTCTTAGGTTGAGTTCCAAATATTTTATGCACCACACACAAGATTATACCTTTAGTTTGGAAATGGGACCCAATTTCTATTGTTACTTCTGTTCATGGTTCTAAAATATCGGTTGAGGCGGCATACACCTTCAACCCTGAATTCTCCTctaaattttgttgttgttggcttGGAATTTCATGTCTCCGAGTTGTTCTTAAACATGATGGGGTGTTAAGAGGTTCAAGTGCTGAATAGATATATTTCTTGTGTTAAGTTGTTTTCTTTTGaagtatttgttttcttttttgtaacTTATGACATTATATTAAGTTCGCAATTATTTCAGCCATTTCTACATATTTAGCTCGTTCTTTTGTCTTAGGAGTTGAGGTGTATGTGCTTTTCCAAAGGATACACCGTTCGCCATATAAATGCATTTTAAAACCTCAGCTCTCTCTTTTGTCAGACATTGGTTGAAAACTCGGCTGTTTGTTTATACCATTTGATCATATACTTGTCTTTTAACAGGATGGGAAGAGATTTGGCTTATGATCCCTGGTCTTGTGATTTGCTATGTGCTGCTTCTTCCCCAGAACTATACAGAATTAATCTGGAACAGGTTTTACACCaaactttttcattattttaacTTCCATGGCCTGACTAATAAATGGCGTTAAGAGTTAGGACccaagaaaaaaatacatttctTTTCTGGAATTTTTGGAGATGCATATCAGTTAAGACTTTTTTATCTGACTGGGTAATTTTCGGCTTCTTTAGTACTGAAACCACCCTTGTAAACTTTTTAGGGGCGTTTTCTGTCCTCACTAAGCACTCGGTCTCCAGCTCTAAATGTAGTTACTCGAAGGTAGTGGTGATGTTAATATTTTAGTAGTGGGTATATGGCCTTCACTAATTgtcatttttcttcaaatttactGCTGATGCAATTTTGCCTTTCTACTTTAGTAAGCTTCATGGTTTGATTGCTTGTGGAGGAGATGATGGCGCAGTGGAATGCTTTGACTTTAGAACGAAATCTTCAGTTGGTAGGATTAATTCTGCCGAACATGCTGGTGATACTAATCAGGTTTGTACCTGAATTTTTTCAACTACTTTAGGGTGTAACCAAAGTACTTCTATGATTCCCTACCTGAAAACTAATGTTGTGGAGTTAGATAGCATATACTAGTTATAATAAACACTGACCAGACACTGTTATGTGCTAGCGATTGTAATGTACCTTGGaaataaataaatgtaaaacaCTTATCTTTCTAGTACAGTATTAGGTGTATTGTCGCATCCGGCGATCAGTTTCTTCATGCAGTCTGAGTTAATCTGTTTGAAATGGTCTACTAACTTTCTGGGTTGAATTTTTAGGAGGTGACTGCGCTACAGTTTGATGGAGATGGAGGTTATCAAATGGCTGTTGGGACCAGTGACGGGAAGGTACAACTAACATCATTCTGACAATTTTTCTTAATAAGCTTCATAAGGATATATACGCGAAATTGGGTGAAATTGGTATTCGATTATAAATATAGTTGCTAGCATACTCGTTTGTTACTTAAGAAAAGAATTGGATACGGTTAATCATATTTCTTTCACAGATTCACTTATTTATACAGGGATTAATCAACTTTTGCAGTACCGTTAttgtggttatgaatgatttGATGCAATAGACAAGTAGATTAGTGCCACGTCTTTTGAATTCTGATCCGGAGATCTTATTTTTCGCAATTGTAGTTCATTCTTTTACTATCCCTCATTCCAGTGACGTTCTATTCTTGCCATTGGATGTGCAGGTATTGGTGTATGATTTGCGCTCTTCACACCCAACTAGAGTTAAGGATCATATGTGAGTAATTTTGTGGTATGCCTATAATAGAGGCCTGCCATGTTAGGCAACAATCATGTACTATTCTGCTTTATCGTTTTTGCATAATTGTTAATATCTCTTCCAATTGGCTTCATTTTCGGCAGGTATGGAAGTCCTATACTAGACATTAAATGGCACCAGACCCTTAACTCAGAAGGAACAAAGTTGATCACCACGGATAGCCATATAGTTAGGATCTGGGATCCAGAGACAGTAAGTGGTTTTAATTCTAAATCTTACTAAATCACATAATAGATAACAAGATTTGAGACTATGTTCACAGAAACCCTTAAATAAAACCTTTTGCAAAGTTATCTCTCTGTACTTAAGGTGGTACTTATCACTATCTTAATGTGGCTGATTGGGATTCCCTCCGTTTtcagctcattttgtttcaagcAAAACACAAAGACCTCTTTAGTCGGCATGAAGTACTAATCCTTGTGAATCCTAATTGGATGACTGAAAGGAGTGCCTCTATTTTatttccttcttaaacaaaatacTATGTGTCATCTAACTATTTCTATACATGCTTCCAGGGAGATAATATTACCAGCATAGAACCAACAGGTGGAACTATCAATGATATATGTGTATTCGACAAGAGCGGTCTGATGTTATTGGCTCTAGATGGTATGCAGATACCGTGTTATTTCACACCTGCCTTAGGACCTGCCCCTAAGTGGTGCTCGTACCTGGAACATTTAACGGTGTGTTGCTCTCTATCTTTTATTGGTCAACTTCCAATTAAAAAATATAGTCGTATCATTTGTGGTATCATTAGGTTATTTGATTCTAAATTCTCCACATTAGAAAATAAAACTTTTGTAAATTTTGTGATTGCAGGAAGAGCTAGAGGAAAATCCACAGGCGACTATATATGATGATTTTAAATTTTTGACTTCGGAAGAACTCGAGCGCTTGAACTTGACAAATTTGATTGGGACCAATCTTCTACGAGCCTATATGCATGGCTACTTTATTGATTACCGGTTATATAAAAAGGTATGAATAGTCATTAAAGATGAACAAGAAGATAGCTCAAGGTTATTTGGTTCTCTTGACTCCTGTGATTTGGCTTTGCTTTTGGTCTTTATGTTCATATAATCTGTTATTGCAGGCAAAATCTTTGGCCAATCCTTTCGAGTATGAAGAATACATAGAGGAGCATAAAAAGAAGAAGTTGGAGGAACAACGTGGATCTCGGATTACAGTAAGATCTTTTAATTTTTGGAATTGTATAATTGCTACAAgcttttttgttaatttttggacTCTAGGTCCATTTGGAAGTAACTGTTCCAATTCCAGTGGAGAAAATTTCATGTTTCTACAGCTGATGCCTAACGATTTATCGCACACTTTATTTTTCATTCTGCAGAAGAAACTACCAAGATTACCCAAAGTGAATCCAAAACTTGCTGCGAAATTTCTTTTGGATGGAGAAGCTGAAGAAGAGAATGTGGAAGTGGATGATGGTGcagataaaaagaagaagagaaagaagggaATAGGCGCTGAGATCATGAAGGATGATCGTTTTAATCAGATATTCGAAAATAAGGTACCTTGGCAATGAGTCCTCAGGGTTTAGCCTAAATAtatatttgttgttgtttctcATGTTTATGTGACACTCATAGACCAAGTAACAACATCAATTCCTTGGTGGTTGAACAATAGCAGTATATCCTAGAAGTATCCCTTTCTAGGCACTTAGGTATAAGGCGTAAGCGCAGTTTTACAACCTGTTAGTATACCACCTTGTATTCCATGTCTATTGACTATAGTTTGTTCATCTCACTCAGTTAGAAAAAATGACTAGGCATTTATCAGTGGTGTAAATAGAGTTGGCCTGTTCTATCCTAATCTTTTGTGGCACAAGTCTTTTAGAGTAACAATGGACTTGGGTGAATGTTCAGGATTTCGAAGTTGAGGAGCAATCCCAAGAGTATCTATCTCTCCATCCAATGCCTTCTAGCAAGAGGAAGCCCCAACAATTGGTCGAGGAACATTTTGTACCAGTTGATGAGGATTTGAGATCAAGTGATTCTGATTCATCAGAAGCAGCAGAATCATCGGATGATGAGTTAaacaaaggaaaaagaaagaaagcacGGTTACACAAGTAAGCTATTCATATATTTAAGTTCACAGCTGGTACTGGTTTGTGGCGACAATTAATAGTTGATTTGTTTTGCTTGTAGGCTGTATGAAGCGAAGGACGAACGTCATGCAACTGCATTTGTCGATAATCGTTCACTTGCGAATGATGATATACTTCCTATTGGCGAGAGAGTAGCAGCTCTTCCAGACCATCACAGTTCACGTTCTTCTAGGGATGTGAAGCTGGGACCAGGTGGGTCACGTGAAATCTCCTTCATTTCTAAAAGCTCGGCAAGGTACAAGGAAGATAAAGAGGAAGAACGAGAAGGAAAGAGAAGGGGAATCCAGTCCTTGGGTTTTCAGTCAGATAGATCAGACTCCGGAGGTAGAGGAAGAGGTCGGGGAGGGCGTGGTAGAGGTGGGGGCCGTGGCAGAGGGAGAGGAGGGGGAGGAGGGTTTCGTGGAAAGAGTAGAGGCAGAGGAAGGAGGGGTGGCTAACTTCGCCCCACCTCAATAATACTTACATTGTCAACTTGATTGTTGTTCATACTGCACTCAGTGAACCAGAGATGCAGATGAAGTGATATTCTGAATGGGAAAGTCCTCACTATTAGGTGAAATTTTATATGGTAAAGAAGAAAAATCAGCAGGCACTTGTTGAAGTTTGTAGTTGGTTTGTTCTTATGAAATTTCTGGTGTAGCATCATTGATTTGGTATCTATATGCAAGTCAAGTTGGACACAGTAACAAGATTTAACTACTCAGAGCTGAATCTTAAGACAATATTTATTCTAGAATGAAATTCGGATCTTGTTGTATTCTCAATATCCTCAAGTTTCTTAGTTTTAAGTAGTTGGTTTACACTTTCAGTTCTATCTACTTGCGGAACCACCACCACCCGTACTCCTCCATGACCATCCAAGCAAAATATCCGCCTCAAACTCACTTTGCAAGTTATTCCTTCGGGGTACTAAGTTGAACTTGTATAAGAAAATCCAAAATCTAAGAACTAGACAAAACTACGTGATAAAACATTAAAACTATGAAAAGAAAACTTATACGAGCCCAAAAAAATTATTTCACTTGGTTCATCAGTTTGATCTAGCATATCCTCATAAAACCTCGAAACCAATTAACCAGGATGGAACAAAGTATATCCAAGATCCTGTAAGCTAAATTAGGCAATAAAAGCTTCTGTTGCTTACAAAATAAACTTTTTCCCTTCAGCACCTCTTTTGTTCTCAGCTGCCTTGCCTTTGAACTAAAAAGTGATGGTCATCAAGGTTGTCATACAATACAAGTCATTCCATGTTACTAAGCAGAGTGAGGTGATAATCCTACAAAATGTATAACCGAAGCTTCCAACCTTTTCCCCTTGAGCTTTGCCTCCAATCCTTAAAAAACTTGAATATGTTAAAAGGATTGTAGCAAACCCTCTAGGCATAAAGTTGGAACTTCGGTAAAAGAAATCTCTGCCCAAGCACAACATAAATACATCCCCACTAAGCATAAATCAGCAGGAAAAAACTACGAAATGGAGAAACTTATCTAAACCCAACGATGTCAATACACTTGGTTTATCAGTCTGATCTAGCATTTCCATGCAAAAACGAGAAACAAGCAGGATAGAGATACAATTTAGCCTGATTAGATCCTCTGTATTCAAAATTAAGCAAGATAACAAAATAAAAGTTTGTCTAAAATAGTAATGACAGAACTCCTAGTGTCTCTTCAAGCAGAACAACGTTGCTTAAcgctttccaccaccaccaccaagctTTGCTCCCTTTGGTTGGGCACCCTTGGCCACCTTACCCTGAGTCTTCTGTGTCTTGGACATTACTTCTGCTTTTTTAGCTTTCTTCTCATCCTTGGACTTCTTAACTCTCTCCTTGACTTCACTGAAAAAGCCATAAAATGCAGAATCAGTAAAACAGAACTACATGAACAAACATCAAGTTTCAACGTCAGAGACTACTGTTTAATTATGAAATCGAGAGCAACACAAAATCATACTGTTTAATTATGAAATCGAGAGCAACACAAAATCATACCGAAGAGCGGCTTCACGAGCTGCATCTCTGACTTCGGGTTTCTCGGCCCTTCTCTTTTGAATCACCTCCAGAGTAGCACCAACAATTGACCTTGAGTAGGGCTTCTTGGTAACACGACGCCTCTTCTTTACTGCCTCTGCAGCAATGTCCTGCaagcaataaaaaaaaatatttattcaacAAAATTTATTAACTTGGAACGTAGATTGGCTTGCCATTGTTCATATCCATGACATAAAATATATTCAACAAAATTTATCAACAAAATTTAGTAACTTGGAACGTAGATTGGCTTGCCAAATTTACTTGAATCGCACTATAAGGTCCATGGTATTCATATCCATGGCACAAAATTTTATTAAACAAAAGGAGAACCCAGACAATTACCTTCTTGTGTTGCTTCCTGTACATGGCTGTCCATGTAAGCTTTGAGGGCTTCAACTTGTTGTGGAAATACCTCTTACATTTTGAGTTAACGAAAAGGAACACCTACCATGCAACAGAACCACAACAAAGTCATCACTCATAAGGACCATTACAGGAGTTTCAACATATAACAGCTATTGTAATTCACATCATTTATACAGAAATAATTTACCTGAGAATCACTCCTGATAAATCTAATACCTCTGCCAGGGTAAATCTTTGCACCACTGAATCGACAAAGTTCAGTCCTGTAAATCCACAAGAATCCAAATATCAATACCAACTTCACCAACCAAAATCCCTTAGTTTTATCAATCTAAATCTATTGTTTTAGTTTCAAACAATAGTAAGTCATTGTAAATCAATCAATCAAGCCTATCTACATCTATTATCAACAACCCTAACCCTAATCATAGACTCACCCTCAGAAATCAAGCCTATCTACATCTATGAATCTG
Coding sequences within:
- the LOC113274855 gene encoding nucleolar protein 10-like — its product is MANQGGNLKSTSINGCRTYYITGQRSNATWLDPKKIRALRKDTDYQQRVELVQDLRFETATTRIKVSPDGDYLIASGIYPPQVKVYELREMALKFERHLISEIVDFEILSDDYSKMAFLCADRSINLHAKYGSHFSLRVPRMGRDLAYDPWSCDLLCAASSPELYRINLEQGRFLSSLSTRSPALNVVTRSKLHGLIACGGDDGAVECFDFRTKSSVGRINSAEHAGDTNQEVTALQFDGDGGYQMAVGTSDGKVLVYDLRSSHPTRVKDHMYGSPILDIKWHQTLNSEGTKLITTDSHIVRIWDPETGDNITSIEPTGGTINDICVFDKSGLMLLALDGMQIPCYFTPALGPAPKWCSYLEHLTEELEENPQATIYDDFKFLTSEELERLNLTNLIGTNLLRAYMHGYFIDYRLYKKAKSLANPFEYEEYIEEHKKKKLEEQRGSRITKKLPRLPKVNPKLAAKFLLDGEAEEENVEVDDGADKKKKRKKGIGAEIMKDDRFNQIFENKDFEVEEQSQEYLSLHPMPSSKRKPQQLVEEHFVPVDEDLRSSDSDSSEAAESSDDELNKGKRKKARLHKLYEAKDERHATAFVDNRSLANDDILPIGERVAALPDHHSSRSSRDVKLGPGGSREISFISKSSARYKEDKEEEREGKRRGIQSLGFQSDRSDSGGRGRGRGGRGRGGGRGRGRGGGGGFRGKSRGRGRRGG
- the LOC113274856 gene encoding 60S ribosomal protein L24 → MVLKTELCRFSGAKIYPGRGIRFIRSDSQVFLFVNSKCKRYFHNKLKPSKLTWTAMYRKQHKKDIAAEAVKKRRRVTKKPYSRSIVGATLEVIQKRRAEKPEVRDAAREAALREVKERVKKSKDEKKAKKAEVMSKTQKTQGKVAKGAQPKGAKLGGGGGKR